In the Syntrophorhabdaceae bacterium genome, CGGCAAAATAGCCCCCAGGGAAATGCTTGCCAACATACCGAGACTGATCACCGCCTACTACACTGAGACCCCTGATGTATCGATCAAGGGTCAGGCAGTGGCATTCGGCACGTCCGGCCATCGAGGCTCTTCTCTTAATGACAGCTTCAATGAAGCCCACATCCTGGCCATCACCCAGGCCATTTGCGACTACAGGGTAAGCGAGAAGATCGATGGCCCGCTTTTTTTAGGCATCGATACCCATGCCCTCTCGGAACCGAGCCTAATCACCGCCATAGAGGTACTCGCGGCAAACGGTGTTACCGTTATGGTTGAAAAGGATCGGGGCTATACACCGACCCCGGTAATATCGCATGCAATCCTGACGTACAACAGGACAAAGACATCCGGCCCGGCTCATGGCATAGTGATTACCCCGTCCCATAACCCCCCCGAAGATGGAGGGTTCAAGTATAACCCGCCTCACGGCGGACCTGCCGATACGGTTGTCACTAAATGGATCGAACAGAGGGCAAACGCACTGCTCAGGACGGGTAACAGAGAGGTAAAAAGACTTGACTACCGGCGGGCCCTTTCAGGCGGTAACGTGCACGAAATCGATTATGTGAGTCCTTACGTAAATGATCTCAAGAACATCATCGACATGGAGGCCATCGCATCGTCCGGACTCATGATCGGAGTCGATCCCATGGGCGGCGCCTCGCTTGCCTATTGGCTCCCTATAGCCGAGACTTACGGACTCAACATCGATGTGGTAAACCCCCTCATCGATCCGACATTCGGTTTTATGACCGTAGATAAAGACGGCAAGATCAGGATGGACTGCTCCTCTCCGTACGCCATGGCCCGCCTTGTGAGCCTTAAAGATAAATATGACATAGCCTTCGGCAACGATCCGGACGCGGACCGCCACGGTGTCGTCACAAAAACCGCCGGTCTTCTCAACCCGAACCAGTACCTCGCCGCGGCTGTCTGGTATTTATTTCAGCACAGACCCCGCTGGCGGCCCGATGCCGCTGTCGGCAAAACCCTGGTAAGTAGCTCCATGATCGATAAGGTGGCCGCTCATCTCGGTAGGAAACTCTCCGAAGTACCCGTAGGATTTAAGTGGTTCGTAGACGGACTCATTGACGGGAGCTATGGGTTCTCCGGCGAGGAAAGCGCGGGCGCATCATTTCTCCGTAAAGACGGCGCCGTGTGGACTACGGATAAAGACGGTATCATCATGAACCTTCTTGCAGCAGAAATAACGGCGACCTCAAAAGAAGACCCGGCAGTTCTCTACGCAAAGCTCGAGGGGATGTTCGGAAGTCCCATCTACGAGAGGATTGATGCCCCGGCTACAGGGGACGAGAAAGTTCTCCTCGAAAAACTCTCCCCGGACGACGTGACCGCCTCGACCCTAGCGGGGGAAGAGGTCACCGGCAAACTCACAAATGCCCCGGGGAATGGTGCACCTATCGGAGGTTTGAAAGTAACAACCAGGAATGGGTGGTTCGCCGCCCGGCCTTCAGGCACGGAAAACGTTTACAAGATATATGCGGAGAGCTTCAAAGGGAGCGACCATCTTCACCGGATACAGGAAGAAGCCGTAGCAATAATAGACAAGGTCTTTAAATCAGCACGCACAGGGTAGACGGCCTTTAGCATTTCTTTGCTCTTTGCCTACTCATCGACATCACAGATTTCCTTGATATGGCTTCTCACGAGCCGCCCGTCTTCGTATACCCGCTCTCTGACCCTGCGACATTTTGTAGCGGCGTCATAGGACAGGGGCTCTTCTCGCACGTAACCCCGGCCATTCTCGGTCCTGTATTCCACGGGTTTCTTGACCGTGGCTGCTTCCCGCGACGCATGGTCTGAAATCTGCCCCAGCGTTCCACCCAGAACCGCACCGAGGGCGCCGCCGATAATCCCGCCTCGCCAGGGATTGTGTGAATCCAAAAGGGCTCCGGCAAGGCCCCCTACCCCGGCCCCCACAGCTCCGCCCTGCACCGTGGGTGTCTGTTCTTGAAATTCAGCACAGGAAGCTACCGTTATGAGTGCGATCACCGAGATCGCTGCGAGCATTTTCAGTTCTTTTCCGTTCATATCCACCTCCAGGCATTCTCGTTAAGGAGAATATATTGCCTTACTCACGGTCTCGCAAGATGTGGCTTCAATGCGGAAAACAAAAATCTGGGGAGATAAGTCAACCTGTATTATCGTAGGACAGACAGTACCCTTTTTTAAGACATCATAAGGGTCGGTGATGCTTTCTCAACAATATATATGTAAGGACAGACCCTTAAATCTCGTGTTTAGGTGGCTCAGTTCTTTCGATCTCGGCGATCTCTTCTTCAATGTCCTTTATCTCAAGTCGCATCCTCGAAATGGCGCTTATTCTGTCTTTGACGAAGGGATCGTCTTTGCCGACCGTCTTTTCTGACGTAAACTGATCGTAGACATATTCGCCTATCTCACCGTGCATCTTCTGCATATTTCTCTGTATGCGCGCAATATCGAGATATCTCTTCTTGCCGATGATTGCCTGCTTCTCCACACTGAAAGCAATATCCTGAGCGGTCTCTTTCAGAGTCTTAAGCCCTGCCTCTGTCCTCTTTCTCAGATCGTCTATAATTGCCATTTCTCCTCCGTTCAAGTCTTGGTCGCTTCTAATATATGAAGAAACCGACGGTTTTTCAAGTAACAACTTCGCATAATGGATTGAAATTGCTGGATTCCTATGATAAATTAGGGGTTGGCAAAGCTCATATGAATATCCGTGAACGTCTCGAACAAAAGGAAGAGAAGATGCTCTCCCCTTTCGCCCAAAAAAGCAGGGAAACAAGGGGGAGGTTACAGGCAGAGCTCGAATGCGACATACGTCCGGCATTCCAGCATGACAGAGACCGTATTACACACAGCAAATCGTTCAGGAGGCTTAAGGCAAAAACACAAGTATTTCTGTCGCCGGCCGGAGATCACTATAGAACCAGGCTCACCCATACGCTCGAAGTTTCGCAGATCGCACGGACTATCGCGCGGGCCCTCTCTCTCAATGAAGACCTCACCGAGGCGATAGCGCTCGGTCATGACCTGGGGCATACACCCTTTGGTCATTCAGGAGAGGACGTGCTCAATAGGATTCATACCGGCGGGTTCAGGCACTACGAACAGAGCTTAAGGGTCGTCGATACCCTGGAGAAGGACGGCAAGGGCTTGAACCTCACCATGGAGGTGCGCGATGGGATCGTCAAACACTCAAAAGGAAAAGGTGAAATTATCTTGAGGGATGACGACGACAAGCCCCTCACAAAAGAAGCGGAGGTGGTACGGATCGCCGACGTGATAGCCTACCTGAACCACGATATAGATGACGCAATTCGGGGAAATGTGATCCGCGAAGATGATCTACCCGGCACCATCAGGGATTACCTCGGGTATACGGTCTCCGACCGGATAGATACTATGATTCGTGGCGTCATCGCAAAGTCCACTGGGAGTCAAAACCTGGCCCTCGAATTCGGCCAGGAACTCGAAGGCTACATCGTCCTGCTCAGGAATTTTCTCTATGAGCGGGTCTATGATAGCGCCGTAGTCCACGCCGATTTTATCAAATGCTCAAGGATCATAGAAGATCTTTACGGCTATTTCGTGAAGCACCACGACGCCTTTCTTCGTGAAACCGAGCGTGAGGACTTTTACGACAAGCCCGCCACATGCATCTGCGATTTCATCGCGGGCATGACGGACAGATACGCATTCAACCTTTTTGAAAAAATCTTTCTTCCCCTGCCCTGGAACATACCGGTATAAGGTCGTGCGAAAGACGGGGGCGCTGTGGAAGACTGAAAAACAACGCATTCACATAAGACTGGAGAAATCACGCTATGGAAAAGGTTTACGATCCTCAGACAATAGAAAAAAAATGGTACGCGCACTGGATTGAAAAGGGATATTTCACCGCCGGTCGCACTCCCTCCGCTCCTTATTTTTCTATGGTGATCCCGCCGCCCAACGTAACGGGGTCACTCCACATGGGTCACGCCTTGAACAACACACTTCAGGACATCGTCACGCGTTTTCACAGGATGTCCGGTTTCGATACGCTTTGGCTCCCCGGTATGGACCACGCGGGCATCGCCACGCAGAACGTGGTGGAACGGGAGCTTGCAAAAGAAGGGCTTGACAGAGACCATCTCGGCAGAGAAAAGTTTATCGAGCGGGTCTGGCAATGGAAAGAGCACTCCGGCGGCACCATCATCGAACAGTTAAAGAGGCTCGGCTCATCCTGCGATTGGACGCGTGAGCGTTTCACCATGGACGAAGGCCTCTCACGGGCCGTCCGTGAAGTCTTCGTGAGGCTCTATCGTGAAGGCCTTATCTACCGTGACAACTACATCATCAACTGGTGTCCGCGGTGCAAGACAGCACTTTCGGACCTCGAAGCAGAGCACGAAGAGACAAAGGGATTCCTCTACTACATTCACTACCCCCTCACAAAAGGCGGGGGCTATCTGACGGTCGCCACCACACGCCCTGAAACAATGCTGGGCGATACGGCTGTGGCCGTTAACCCCGAAGATCCGCGTTATGGCAGCTACGTCGGGGAGTACGTGACCCTTCCTCTCGTGGGAAAGAAGATCCCCGTCATCGGGGACAGCTATGTGGACATGGAATTCGGCACGGGGGCGCTAAAAGTAACACCGGCGCATGATCTCAACGACTTTGAGATCATGAAGCGGCACAATCTCGAATTGGTGAGAGTCATCGACGATCACGGAAGGATGAATGAGAACGCGATCCACTATAAGGGCATGGACAGATTTGAGTGCCGCGAGAAGATCGTGGAAGAACTGAAAGAAAAAGGATTTCTGGAAAAGATAGAGCCCTACGGCATGGGCGTGGGTAAATGTTACCGCTGCAAAACCGTGGTGGAACCTGCCTTGTCTCTCCAGTGGTTCCTCAAGATGAAACCCCTGGCCGAGCCTGCTATTGAGGCAGTCCGGGACCACAGAGTACGCATCATTCCCGAAATGTGGGAGAAGGTTTATTTTGAATGGATGGAGAATATCAAGGACTGGTGTATCTCGCGACAAATCTGGTGGGGACACCGGATTCCCGTATGGTACTGTGATAGCTGCAACGAAACGATCGTTTCCGTGGACACACCTCATGCCTGCGCGAAGTGC is a window encoding:
- the pgm gene encoding phosphoglucomutase (alpha-D-glucose-1,6-bisphosphate-dependent); this translates as MMELNKLAGKIAPREMLANIPRLITAYYTETPDVSIKGQAVAFGTSGHRGSSLNDSFNEAHILAITQAICDYRVSEKIDGPLFLGIDTHALSEPSLITAIEVLAANGVTVMVEKDRGYTPTPVISHAILTYNRTKTSGPAHGIVITPSHNPPEDGGFKYNPPHGGPADTVVTKWIEQRANALLRTGNREVKRLDYRRALSGGNVHEIDYVSPYVNDLKNIIDMEAIASSGLMIGVDPMGGASLAYWLPIAETYGLNIDVVNPLIDPTFGFMTVDKDGKIRMDCSSPYAMARLVSLKDKYDIAFGNDPDADRHGVVTKTAGLLNPNQYLAAAVWYLFQHRPRWRPDAAVGKTLVSSSMIDKVAAHLGRKLSEVPVGFKWFVDGLIDGSYGFSGEESAGASFLRKDGAVWTTDKDGIIMNLLAAEITATSKEDPAVLYAKLEGMFGSPIYERIDAPATGDEKVLLEKLSPDDVTASTLAGEEVTGKLTNAPGNGAPIGGLKVTTRNGWFAARPSGTENVYKIYAESFKGSDHLHRIQEEAVAIIDKVFKSARTG
- a CDS encoding YMGG-like glycine zipper-containing protein, whose protein sequence is MNGKELKMLAAISVIALITVASCAEFQEQTPTVQGGAVGAGVGGLAGALLDSHNPWRGGIIGGALGAVLGGTLGQISDHASREAATVKKPVEYRTENGRGYVREEPLSYDAATKCRRVRERVYEDGRLVRSHIKEICDVDE
- a CDS encoding deoxyguanosinetriphosphate triphosphohydrolase, whose protein sequence is MNIRERLEQKEEKMLSPFAQKSRETRGRLQAELECDIRPAFQHDRDRITHSKSFRRLKAKTQVFLSPAGDHYRTRLTHTLEVSQIARTIARALSLNEDLTEAIALGHDLGHTPFGHSGEDVLNRIHTGGFRHYEQSLRVVDTLEKDGKGLNLTMEVRDGIVKHSKGKGEIILRDDDDKPLTKEAEVVRIADVIAYLNHDIDDAIRGNVIREDDLPGTIRDYLGYTVSDRIDTMIRGVIAKSTGSQNLALEFGQELEGYIVLLRNFLYERVYDSAVVHADFIKCSRIIEDLYGYFVKHHDAFLRETEREDFYDKPATCICDFIAGMTDRYAFNLFEKIFLPLPWNIPV